A region from the Cyprinus carpio isolate SPL01 chromosome A8, ASM1834038v1, whole genome shotgun sequence genome encodes:
- the LOC109080473 gene encoding protein GUCD1-like: protein MNQSLLLNITETQQQRQTHTDCSMNDDVMLNVPVIRQLYHWDCGLACSRMVLEYLHPVSEEELQRACLDLEITESVWTIDLAYLMCKLGVRHCFYTQTLGVDKGFRNQSFYKKHFDTEEDRVNELFLRAESKGVLVKKCSVTMQEIQSHLEQGHVAIVLVNAVVLVCELCSTPVKYCCFLPVGQKCFCRKPDYQGHFVVVCGFNRRTGNIFYNNPAYSDRVCCTSFGNFEEARRSYGTDEDILFIYKDS, encoded by the exons ATGAATCAATCCCTGCTATTAAACATCActgaaacacaacaacagagacagacacacaccgACTGCAGCATGAACG ATGATGTGATGTTAAACGTACCGGTCATCCGGCAGCTGTACCACTGGGATTGTGGCTTGGCCTGTTCGAGAATGGTACTAGA GTATTTACATCCAGTTAGTGAGGAGGAATTACAGAGAGCGTGTTTGGACTTGGAGATCACGGAAAGTGTGTGGACTATTGACCTGGCTTATCTCATGTGTAAGCTGGGGGTCAGACATTGCTTCTACACACAGACGCTCGGTGTGGACAAGGGCTTCAGGAACCAG TCTTTCTACAAAAAGCATTTTGACACGGAGGAGGACAGGGTGAATGAACTATTTCTAAGGGCTGAAAGCAAAGGAGTCCTGGTGAAAAAATG CTCTGTAACTATGCAGGAGATCCAGAGCCACCTGGAGCAGGGTCATGTGGCCATAGTGCTGGTCAACGCAGTCGTGTTGGTGTGTGAGCTGTGCTCCACGCCCGTCAAATACTGCTGTTTCCTCCCTGTGGGTCAGAAGTGCTTTTGCAGGAAGCCAGATTACCAGGGCCACTTTGTAGTGGTGTGTGGATTTAACCGTAGAACCGGCAACATCTTCTACAACAATCCCGCCTACTCGGACC GTGTGTGCTGCACAAGCTTTGGTAATTTTGAGGAGGCCAGAAGAAGCTACGGAACTGACGAAGACATTCTGTTCATCTACAAAGACAGTTGA
- the LOC109082223 gene encoding uncharacterized protein C22orf15 → MFITVILGEGREEILNLNCKVINFIHCIKEKCNLDPQETVDLMDRTGELVNLAEREQSTDLVSSLLKERESYIPLRVSRGEGSEGPKYTAVYDFGTSYPELAEILRKLSNPSKERDKRGGASKRGGVSQHRIKAAINFKKAITTPRS, encoded by the exons ATGTTCATTACTGTGATATTAGGTG AGGGAAGAGAGGAGATATTGAACCTAAACTGCAAGGTGATAAACTTCATCCActgtataaaagaaaaatgcaatctGGATCCCCAAG AGACTGTGGACTTGATGGACAGGACGGGAGAGCTGGTGAACTTGGCTGAGAGAGAGCAGAGCACCGACCTCGTCAGCAGTTtgctgaaggagagagagagctatATTCCATTACGTGTATCAC GAGGTGAAGGCAGTGAAGGTCCAAAGTATACTGCAGTGTATGACTTTGGGACAAGTTACCCTGAGCTAGCAG AGATTCTGAGAAAACTGTCAAATCCTTCAAAGGAGCGGGACAAAAGGGGTGGAGCATCTAAAAGGGGAGGAGTCAGTCAACACCGCATCAAAGCTGCCATCAACTTTAAGAAAGCCATCACAACACCTCGGAGCTGA
- the snrpd3 gene encoding small nuclear ribonucleoprotein Sm D3, with protein MSIGVPIKVLHEAEGHIVTCETNSGEVYRGKLIEAEDNMNCQMANITVTYRDGRVSQLEQVYIRGSKIRFLILPDMLKNAPMLKSMKNKNQAAGAGRGKAAILKAQVAARGRGRGGPGRGNVFQKRR; from the exons ATGTCGATTGGAGTGCCCATCAAAGTTCTTCATGAAGCAGAGGGACACATAGTCACCTGTGAAACTAACAGTGGGGAGGTTTACAGGGGAAAACTGATCGAGGCTGAGGACAACATGAACTGCCAG ATGGCAAACATCACAGTCACATACAGGGATGGCCGTGTGTCTCAGCTGGAGCAGGTGTATATTCGTGGCAGTAAGATCAGGTTCCTCATCCTTCCTGACATGCTGAAAAACGCTCCTATGTTAAAGAGTATGAAGAACAAAAACCAGGCCGCTGGTGCAGGTCGAGGAAAAGCTGCTATTCTCAAAGCCCAAG TGGCTGCCAGAGGCCGTGGCAGGGGTGGACCAGGACGAGGGAACGTGTTCCAGAAAAGGCGCTAG